In one Babylonia areolata isolate BAREFJ2019XMU chromosome 12, ASM4173473v1, whole genome shotgun sequence genomic region, the following are encoded:
- the LOC143288550 gene encoding uncharacterized protein LOC143288550 produces the protein MNSVGDHCGELKKAYEECFNKWFSEKFLKGVTEDSCAPLFREYQQCVKKAIKEKKLNLWELEKDVLGTDKEQKVPPGSGK, from the exons ATGAATAGTGTTGGTGATCACTGCGGAGAGCTGAAAAAAGCATATGAGGAATGTTTCAATAAATGGTTTTCAGAGAAATTTCTTAAAGGCGTCACCGAAGACTCGTGTGCTCCACTTTTTAGAGAGTACCAACAGTGCGTCAAG AAAGCAATCAAAGAGAAGAAGCTGAATCTGTGGGAACTGGAGAAAGACGTTCTGGGCACGGACAAGGAGCAGAAAGTGCCCCCTGGCAGCGGCAAGTGA
- the LOC143288161 gene encoding glutamyl-tRNA(Gln) amidotransferase subunit C, mitochondrial-like has protein sequence MFVRRIYLSLRQCHLVNQRFSTKVPEKPTWIPVDSSKLPAVEEISRELVDQLERLSLVEFSNEEGLQRLSAAIQSANQLYMVDTEGVEPMSSVLEDRELYLREDDETEGNCRARILSNATKTEEEYFVAPPGNIPLKQSEKDYKHKLQ, from the exons ATGTTTGTAAGACGAATTTACCTGTCTTTGCGACAGTGTCATTTGGTAAACCAACGTTTCTCAACAAAG GTTCCAGAAAAACCAACATGGATCCCAGTGGACAGCAGCAAACTTCCTGCG GTGGAAGAAATCAGCCGTGAGTTGGTGGACCAGCTGGAGCGATTGTCGCTGGTGGAGTTCAGCAATGAAGAAGGTTTGCAACGACTGTCAGCAGCCATCCAGTCAGCCAACCAGCTCTACATGGTCGACACAGAGGGGGTGGAGCCTATGTCCTCTGTGCTGGAAGATag GGAACTGTATCTTCGAGAAGATGACGAAACTGAAGGGAACTGCCGGGCACGCATTTTGTCCAATGCCACCAAAACAGAAGAAGAGTATTTTGTTGCCCCACCAG GTAATATTCCACTGAAGCAGTCAGAAAAGGACTACAAACATAAACTGCAATAA